One part of the Helicoverpa armigera isolate CAAS_96S chromosome 3, ASM3070526v1, whole genome shotgun sequence genome encodes these proteins:
- the LOC110377751 gene encoding lamin-C — protein sequence MSSKTKKTVTSSSNISVVSSVQSPQQSSTPVGSRPSSSAGRPNSPLSPTRHTRLQEKDALQNLNDRLAAYIDKVRQLETENSGLRREITTTQEVVTREVSNIKGMYEHELQDARRLLDETSREKAKLEIDMKRLYEENDDLKKRLEKKTKEWQQADNMSRHFETRYTEESNKYNTALADKKKAQDEARELAKELEKLRKVYAETRKTLEEEMLCRIDMENTVQSLREELAFKEQVYQQELQETRTRRQVEISEIDGRLAQQYEAKLQQSLQELREQQEANIKANRDEIEALYENKMKNLHNAANRNSTAASVAVEELRTMRTRIDSLNATLNDLENKNAALSNRCRELERQLETERARHAEDLASLEQELSRLRDEMAAQLREYATLMDIKISLDYEIATYRALLEGEEDRLNLTTQSPGRESRASASGVSMSASGSRGTPSRRATPLRAARKRTLLDESEERSLNDFSVTSSAKGDLEVAEACPDGTFVKIRNKGKKELSLGGYQIVRKAGDQETVFKFHRTVKLEPGAIATVWSADAGVDHDPPRDIVMKGQKWFVADSFTTALLNNDQEEVAVSERLRRQISTSAQRHRELTHKYPRREQIGELRQAGDENCRIM from the exons atGTCGTCCAAAACAAAAAAGACTGTTACGTCGTCCTCTAATATAAGTGTGGTGTCGTCAGTGCAAAGCCCGCAGCAGTCAAGCACTCCTGTGGGAAGCCGCCCTTCTAGTTCAGCCGGCCGGCCAAATAGCCCGCTGAGCCCTACGAGACACACCCGTCTGCAGGAGAAAGATGCGTTACAAAATCTTAATGACCGCTTGGCGGCATATATCGATAAAGTCAGACAATTGGAAACTGAAAATTCTGGCTTGCGTCGCGAGATCACAACCACACAGGAGGTGGTCACACGCGAGGTTTCCAATATCAAGGGAATGTACGAGCATGAATTGCAAGATGCTCGTAGACTCTTGGATGAAACTTCGCGTGAAAAAGCTAAATTGGAAATTGACATGAAGAGGTTATATGAAGAGAATGATGACTTGAAAAAGCG CTTGGAAAAGAAGACTAAAGAATGGCAACAAGCCGACAACATGTCGCGGCACTTCGAGACGCGCTACACTGAAGAATCTAACAAATACAACACAGCTCTCGCTGATAAGAAGAAGGCTCAAGATGAAGCCAGG GAGCTGGCCAAGGAATTGGAAAAGTTGCGCAAGGTGTACGCGGAGACCCGCAAGACCTTGGAAGAGGAGATGCTGTGCCGTATCGATATGGAGAACACGGTGCAGAGCCTGCGCGAGGAACTGGCCTTCAAGGAACAGGTGTACCAGCAGGAGTTGCAGGAGACGCGTACCAGGCGACAGGTTGAAATCTCTGAAATCG ATGGTCGCTTGGCCCAGCAGTACGAAGCTAAACTGCAGCAGAGTCTGCAAGAGTTGCGGGAACAACAGGAAGCTAACATCAAGGCCAACCGCGACGAAATTGAAGCTCTCTATGAAAACAAG ATGAAGAATCTGCACAACGCGGCTAACCGCAATAGCACGGCCGCCAGTGTCGCCGTTGAAGAGCTGCGTACCATGCGCACACGCATCGACAGCCTCAACGCCACGCTCAACGATCTGGAGAACAAGAACGCCGCACTCAGC AACCGTTGCCGCGAGTTGGAGCGCCAGTTGGAGACTGAACGTGCCCGCCACGCGGAGGACCTGGCGTCGCTTGAACAGGAGTTGTCCCGCCTGCGCGACGAGATGGCGGCGCAGCTGCGCGAGTACGCCACGCTCATGGACATCAAGATCTCGCTTGATTACGAGATCGCTACATACCGCGCTCTGCTTGAGGGAGAGGAGGACAG GCTGAACCTGACCACTCAGTCCCCTGGTCGCGAGTCCCGCGCGTCCGCCAGCGGCGTATCTATGAGTGCTAGTGGATCCCGCGGCACGCCGTCCCGCCGCGCCACTCCCCTGCGCGCCGCCCGCAAGCGCACCCTGCTCGACGAGTCCGAGGAGCGCAGCCTTAACGACTTCAGCGTCACCTCCAGCGCCAAGGGAGACCTCGAGGTCGCCGAGGCCTGCCCCGACGGCACCTTCGTTAAGATCAGGAACAAGGGCAAGAAG GAATTGAGCCTGGGCGGCTACCAAATCGTCCGTAAAGCAGGTGACCAGGAGACAGTGTTCAAGTTCCACCGCACCGTGAAGCTGGAGCCGGGCGCGATCGCCACCGTGTGGTCAGCTGACGCCGGCGTCGACCACGACCCGCCGCGTGACATCGTCATGAAGGGACAGAAGTGGTTCGTCGCCGACTCCTTCACTACCGCCTTACTCAACAACGACCAGGAG GAAGTAGCGGTGTCGGAGAGACTACGGCGACAAATAAGCACCAGCGCCCAGAGACACCGCGAGTTAACGCACAAGTACCCTCGTCGTGAACAG ATTGGAGAGCTTCGTCAGGCTGGCGACGAGAACTGTCGTATTATGTAA